Below is a genomic region from Sulfitobacter sp. OXR-159.
GACGACATGCGCGGTGTCTCTCTCTTTGCCGCGCGCGACCAACTGCCCGGCCTGCCGGATGATGAGTTCTACCACGCCGATCTCATCGGGCTTGAGGTCTATGACACCGGTGGCGCGCTGCTGGGCCGCGTGAAAACGGTGCAGAACCACGGGGCGGACGACCTGCTGGAACTGCAATTGGCGGGCACCTCGGCCACCACCTTCCTGCCCTTCACCAAGGCCGCCGTGCCGACCGTCGATCTTGCCTCGGGCCGGATCGTCGCCGACCCGCCCTTGGGCGTGCTGCCGGATGGTACGGATGGCTGAGACCGGAGCCGGATGATGCCCCGCCGGATCATCCTGCATCCCGGCTTTCACAAGACCGGGACCAGTTCCCTTCAGGCCACATTGCGCGCAAACCGCACCGCCTTGAAACCCCATGTCGCGCTGCGCTTGCGCTGGCATATGAAAGACCTGCTGCACGCCACGCGCGGCTATTCCACATGGCGCGATCCGCTCACGCTGTTGAAAGCGGAACATCGGTTCGAGACCCTGCTCGACGGCCTGCCCCAGATGCCGCGCCGCACGCTGATCCTCTCGGCTGAGGAACTAGCCGGTCACCTGCCGGGCCGGGGCGATCTGGCCGATTACAGCGCCGCGCCCGAGTTGTTGGACAGCTTCACCCGCAGCCTGCGCCAGTGCTTTCCCCGGGCAGAGATCATGGTCTACCTCTCCACCCGAGCCCCGGCGGACTGGATCGCCTCGGCCTATTGGGAGCATGTCAAAGCCTCGTCGATGACGCTCGACCTTGCTGACTTTACTGCCCGCTATGCCCCTTCGTCGGACTTGAACGCGATGGTTCAAGAGATCACCCGCCGCCTTCCCTGCCCGGTACACCAAACACGGCTGGAGGATTGCCGCGATCTGCCGCTCGGGCCTGCGACTCCGCTCCTCGACCTATGTGAGCTACCGCAAGACCTTTTGAAGCAGTTAACCCTGCCACCGCCCGAGAACCGACGCTTGCCTGCGGAACTCTTGCAGGCTCTGCTTGACGCCAACCGCCGACACGCCGATGACCCTCAGGCGCGCCGCCGCGCCAAGACCGCCCTACTGACACAGGCAGGAACCGCATGAAACCCACCCGCTCCCACGGACGCCAAAGCGCACGCCCCAGTCTGAAACCTCGTGCCCTGATGCAAGATACGCCCGATTACGCTGATGTCTGGCAGGCGCGGATCGTTACGCTGTTTCCCGATCTATTCCCCGGCGTGCTGGGGGCGAGCCTGACCGGAAAGGCACTGCACGAAGGCCGCTGGCAGCTGCACACCCACGACCTGCGCGATTTTGGCATTGGCAAACACCGCAATGTCGACGACACCCCCGCGGGCGGCGGGGCGGGCATGGTGATGCGCGCCGATGTTGTCGGCCCCGCACTTGCCCGCGCGCAAAGCCATGCACATGGGCGCTGGCCAATCCTTTATATGTCGCCGCGCGGGCGTCGGTTCGATCAGGCCATGGCGCGCGATCTGGCAAGCTGCGCAGGGGTGACGATGCTCTGCGGGCGGTTTGAAGGGGTCGATGAGCGGGTGATCGAACATTTCGGCATTACCGAGGTCAGCTTGGGCGATTTCGTCATGACGGGCGGCGAACTGGCGGCCCAAGCGATGATCGACGCCACCGTGCGCCTTTTGCCCGGCGTGCTGGGCAATGCCGACAGCATCGAAGAGGAAAGCCACGCCTCGGGGCTGTTGGAACACCCGCAATACACCCGCCCCGCCACATGGGAGGGGCGCGACATCCCCCCTGTGCTGATGTCGGGCAACCATGGCGAGATCGCAAAATGGCGGCAAGCGCAGGCCGAAGACCTGACCCGCAAACGCCGCCCAGACATGTGGGCCGCGTTTGAGGGCAAAGACTAAGCAAGCCACCCCTAGGGAACCCGCCCTCGCGCGGCGCGTTGATCCCCCATATTGGAGGGAGAAACCAAATGCTTGAGCTGATTCTCATTCTGCTGATCGTCGCCGCTGTGGCGGCTCTCTTGGGCTTTGGCCGTGTGTCGGGGGCTGCGATGACCGGGGCAAAAGTGCTGATCGGCATCGTGCTGGTGCTTTTCCTGCTCGTTGTCTTGGGCGTGATTGCGCTGGCCTGACGCGCTGAGCTACAAAACTGGGGATCAAGGCGGCGAGAGCCCCCTTGATCCTTTAGCGATTGCCCCCTATACCCCGCGCATCCGGAATCGCTTTGGCGGCTCCGGTGCTTTGCGTTACGGCGCAAGCGAATAAAGCAATGACGACGATACCTCCGGCGGGGGGCCATGATCGGAAACGATCCCGGCGCTGCCCGATAGAACCCGAAGCTCTGGGTCGCGACATAATTTCGTGGAATACCGCGAACATCATAGGAGATAGGTCAGATGAACCTGATCGCAGAGATCGAGGCGGAACAAGTCGCCGAGCTGGGGAAAGAGATCCCCGACTTCCGTGCCGGTGATACCGTTCGCGTTGGCTTTAAAGTCACCGAAGGCACCCGCACCCGTGTGCAGAACTACGAAGGCGTCTGCATTTCGCGCAAGAACGGCCACGGCATTGCCGGGTCTTTCACCGTGCGCAAGATTTCCTTTGGCGAAGGCGTGGAACGTGTGTTCCCCCTGCATTCGACCAACATCGACAGCATCACCGTTGTACGCCGTGGCCGCGTGCGTCGCGCCAAGCTGTACTACCTGCGCAGCCGTCGCGGCAAATCCGCACGGATCGTCGAAAACGCTCACTACAAGCCCCGCGCGAACGCATAAAGGACTGGTCGATGAAAACCGATACACATCCCGAATACCACATCATCAACGTCAAGATGACCGACGGCACCGTTGTGGAAATGAAATCGACATGGGGCAAAGAAGGCGACCAGCTGTCGCTCGACATCGACCCTTCCGTGCACCCCGCGTGGACCGGCGGCACTGGCCGCATCATGGACACCGGCGGCCGTGTGTCGAAGTTCAAGAACAAATATGCAGGTCTGGGCTTCTAAGCCTACCCTACATTGCGAATGCAAAGGCGCGGCCCCTATGGGTCGCGCCTTTTGCGTTTGGGGGTGATGGGGCCGGGACCGGGCGTATTTGGCAGGCGGTGCGGCGGTATTTTTAAAAGGATGAAATGAGGGAGGGCTGCGCATCGGTGGACGCCGGCGCGCAGATAGGCTGATGGGGTTAGAGGCGGCGCTCTTGGAGGGCGGCTTGGGTGCCGTAGCCGTGCAGGTGCGAAAGCACCGCACCGTAGGCGATCAGCAGGTAGGCGAGCAGCTCGGTGCCTTCTTGGACGGTGGTTTTGACTTGGGGGTCATAGGCGGCGCCCATAACGGCCTCCCACAGGGAGCCGGTGCCGAAGGTCCGCGAGAAAAAGAGCAGCAGCACCACACCGATATAGACAAAGGTGGCAGAGCGGGTTTGCAGATGGTGCAGCATCGGCAGGAGCGTTGTACCGCGGTTGCGCCATGCGATGAAGCTGCCCACGGCCAGTGTCACGAGGGCGGGGTAAATCCAGAACCCGTGCTGGATACGGTCGAGCGCGGCGTCATATTCGCGCAGGAACATGCAGGCGAAGAGCGTGGCCACCAGTGTGAGGTACCCCCGCATGCCCACATGTTTGTAAGCGCCCAGCATGAAGATGGCAGCCGCAATAGCGAGGAAAGTATTGTGCAGATGTTCTGTCAGCGAGTCTTCGGAGACGCCATCGCCCAGAACGGCTGTATCAAGGTAAACCGTGACCGGCACCAGAGCCACCAGCAGGCAGACAAGCGCGAATTCCGCGATCACTGCGCCCAAAGAGGGCAGCACGCCGCGCGCGGTCGTCGGTTTTGAACTGCTGGATGTGCCGGGGTTGTGATCTGCCATAAGGGGGCCTTGATTGAACGGTTACTTGGACCGCCAGTCAGGGCGGTAAGGCGCGGTGTTACACTGCGCCTTAGATGGTGAAAATAAGGCAAATCCCTCTGTTGTCCAAACGCGGCAGCGCTGCCACGGTCGGGCTGAACAAGCCGCCTCGCCACTTTCCAAAGCGGAGAACCCTACATATAGTGCGGCTCAACAATATCCTGCTTTGAAGGGCAGGCGCGAAGGGACAGCAGTATGGCGCATATAATCGTCGTCGGTAACGAAAAAGGCGGCGCGGGCAAATCGACCGTTTCCATGCATGTGGCGACGGCCTTGGCGCGCCTTGGCCATAAGGTCAGCGGGCTGGACCTCGACCTGCGGCAGCGGACCTTTGGCCGCTATATCGAGAACCGCCGTGATTTCATGCGCGAGTCCGGTCTGACGCTTGCCAGTCCGACGCTTTGCGAATTGCCGGATGTGGAGGCCAGCAGCCTGCGCCCCGGCGAGAACATGTATGACCACCGCATCAGCGCGGCGGTGGCGGAGTTAGAGCCGGATAATGATTTCATTCTGATCGACTGTCCCGGCTCTCATACCCGGTTGAGCCAGGTCGCGCATTCGCTGGCGGACACGCTGATCACCCCGCTTAACGACAGTTTCATCGACTTTGACCTCTTGGCCCATATCGATGCCAATGGGGAAAAAATCACCGGGCCGTCGGTCTATTCCGAGATGGTTTGGAAT
It encodes:
- the rimM gene encoding ribosome maturation factor RimM (Essential for efficient processing of 16S rRNA); the protein is MSDQDLICVGAIAGAYGVRGEVRVKSYCAVPEDIEDYRPLSTEDGSRTFTLALLHPVKNGFAARIAEITTKEEADDMRGVSLFAARDQLPGLPDDEFYHADLIGLEVYDTGGALLGRVKTVQNHGADDLLELQLAGTSATTFLPFTKAAVPTVDLASGRIVADPPLGVLPDGTDG
- the trmD gene encoding tRNA (guanosine(37)-N1)-methyltransferase TrmD, which produces MKPTRSHGRQSARPSLKPRALMQDTPDYADVWQARIVTLFPDLFPGVLGASLTGKALHEGRWQLHTHDLRDFGIGKHRNVDDTPAGGGAGMVMRADVVGPALARAQSHAHGRWPILYMSPRGRRFDQAMARDLASCAGVTMLCGRFEGVDERVIEHFGITEVSLGDFVMTGGELAAQAMIDATVRLLPGVLGNADSIEEESHASGLLEHPQYTRPATWEGRDIPPVLMSGNHGEIAKWRQAQAEDLTRKRRPDMWAAFEGKD
- a CDS encoding DUF1328 family protein, whose product is MLELILILLIVAAVAALLGFGRVSGAAMTGAKVLIGIVLVLFLLVVLGVIALA
- the rplS gene encoding 50S ribosomal protein L19, yielding MNLIAEIEAEQVAELGKEIPDFRAGDTVRVGFKVTEGTRTRVQNYEGVCISRKNGHGIAGSFTVRKISFGEGVERVFPLHSTNIDSITVVRRGRVRRAKLYYLRSRRGKSARIVENAHYKPRANA
- the rpmE gene encoding 50S ribosomal protein L31; amino-acid sequence: MKTDTHPEYHIINVKMTDGTVVEMKSTWGKEGDQLSLDIDPSVHPAWTGGTGRIMDTGGRVSKFKNKYAGLGF
- a CDS encoding division plane positioning ATPase MipZ — protein: MAHIIVVGNEKGGAGKSTVSMHVATALARLGHKVSGLDLDLRQRTFGRYIENRRDFMRESGLTLASPTLCELPDVEASSLRPGENMYDHRISAAVAELEPDNDFILIDCPGSHTRLSQVAHSLADTLITPLNDSFIDFDLLAHIDANGEKITGPSVYSEMVWNARQLRAQAGLSAIDWVVVRNRLGAQRMVNKEKMERAIGNLSKRIGFRTAPGFNERVIFRELFPRGLTLLDLKDIGVKQLNISNIAARQELRELIKALDLPGVTPDF